Genomic window (Vampirovibrionales bacterium):
GAAATACCTGCTCGTTGCCGTGATCGCCATCGTAATGACGATGTTTGGCCGCAACAAGGCGCATCACGGAGAGCAAACGCCCTTAGTCCTGTCAGTGGGAGATGCGCTGCGCCTGCCGGAGCTTCCACGAGCAGCCCTGCTCGCGGTGGGCGTTGGCGTGTTGTCCGGCGTGCTGGGTATCGGCGGGTCGCTGTTTTTAATTCCTATTATGACGATTCTGCTGCGCCTGCCGATGCGCAATGCCATTGGCGCGGGATCGGCGACCGTGCTGATGATTTCGGCGGCAGCCCTATTGGGCAAGTGGCAAGCCGATATCCTGCCCCTGCGCGAAGCCATGTTACTGACCGTCGGCGCGTTTTTTGGCGGCATGGCGGGCGCGCGTCTTACCAGCCGCGTATCGCCTATTGTTTTGAAGCGCCTGATGATGGCTTTGATGGGGCTGGCGCTGGCGCGGACCCTGACGGAACTGCTGCTGGGGATTTAGACGCGGCGGCGCCGACCGGGGCGGTCTGCGTCGCAGGCGGCGGTTCGCGCCGGAAATCTGATTTGCCCTGCGCAATTTTATAGAGGTCATGGCCCAGCAATAACACCATTAACCCCGCCAGCAGGAAAAATCCCGCCTGCGTAAAACCGGTCTGGATCTTCTTGCTCACCGGCGAGCCCTTCACCGCCTCGATGGCCTGGAACAGAATATGCCCGCCATCGAGCGCCGGAATGGGCAGAAGATTCATCACGGCCAGCATGGCGCTGATAATGGCCATCAGCAGAAAGCCGGTTTGCAGGCCTGTGTACTGGATCGCTTCTCCGCCCGCCTTGACGATGCCGACCGGGCCAGCAACGTCGTCCCAGTTGCCTTTACCACTGAAGATCTTGCCCAGACCCGCAAAATTGCGCACGGTGATATCACCGAGAAAGGCCAGCGACTCGCCAGCGGCGGCGAGTGGATTTAAATAGCGCTGAGACCCGCCCCCTTCCATCCGGATACCGATCAATCCTTTTTCGTTGGGCGTGATCGTGAGCGTCACAGGCGGATTTTTTCCGCCTCTCAGGATCGAGAATGTCAGCGGTTTTTGGGCGTGGGCGCGAATCGTTTCCGTTACGAAATAGCTGCCGTCGTAACGTCGTGTCGACAGCGGCTTGCCATCGACCGCCGTAATGACGTCGCCGG
Coding sequences:
- a CDS encoding sulfite exporter TauE/SafE family protein — translated: MSEPLALLILGALIGVLSGLLGVGGGLMMIPALMYGLPLMGFAALGVKAATAASAMQAVASGVSSSWAHARRKTVLWGVALPLGAAALGGGYWGGLLSGQLDDRFLKYLLVAVIAIVMTMFGRNKAHHGEQTPLVLSVGDALRLPELPRAALLAVGVGVLSGVLGIGGSLFLIPIMTILLRLPMRNAIGAGSATVLMISAAALLGKWQADILPLREAMLLTVGAFFGGMAGARLTSRVSPIVLKRLMMALMGLALARTLTELLLGI
- a CDS encoding site-2 protease family protein produces the protein MPPTAIHPVASVLIMLGMLSVLIIAHELGHLWVARRCGVRVERFGFGLPMGPTLWSKKIGDIEYCLHLALFGGYVAFPDDNPDSPIPPDSPQRFENRPLPQRFAIAIAGIAVNAILAWLIMIFVAMMWGLPAPHAPVAIKEVVSAHMPAAQAGLRPGDVITAVDGKPLSTRRYDGSYFVTETIRAHAQKPLTFSILRGGKNPPVTLTITPNEKGLIGIRMEGGGSQRYLNPLAAAGESLAFLGDITVRNFAGLGKIFSGKGNWDDVAGPVGIVKAGGEAIQYTGLQTGFLLMAIISAMLAVMNLLPIPALDGGHILFQAIEAVKGSPVSKKIQTGFTQAGFFLLAGLMVLLLGHDLYKIAQGKSDFRREPPPATQTAPVGAAASKSPAAVPSGSAPAPAPSKPSSGASKQ